Proteins co-encoded in one Aspergillus luchuensis IFO 4308 DNA, chromosome 6, nearly complete sequence genomic window:
- the sac6 gene encoding fimbrin (BUSCO:EOG0926140Q;~COG:Z;~EggNog:ENOG410PGNK;~InterPro:IPR011992,IPR039959,IPR001715,IPR001589, IPR036872;~PFAM:PF00307;~go_function: GO:0005515 - protein binding [Evidence IEA];~go_function: GO:0051015 - actin filament binding [Evidence IEA];~go_process: GO:0051017 - actin filament bundle assembly [Evidence IEA]): MNVIKLQRKYPQFEQSEIFSLQDAFRKLDVDDKGSLDEATVIKATQQSERKPYDVVRQALKEVELDSSRRVELEDYVDLISKLRFASTQNQAASAPAPVLPGNGVGPSRHVSKGSIGGRIHVQGSSANVTHTINEDERTEFTRHINAVLAGDPDIGHSLPFPTDTFEMFDKCKDGLVLAKLINDSVPDTIDERVLNKAGKKIKELNAFHMTENNNIVINSAKGIGCSVVNIGSGDIIEVREHLILGLIWQIIRRGLLGKIDIKLHPELYRLLEEDETLEQFLRLPPEQILLRWFNYHLKNAKWNRRVTNFSSDVKDGENYTVLLNQLAPETCSRSPLQTQDVLQRAEQVLTNADKLGCRKFLTPSSLVAGNPKLNLAFVANLFNTIPGLDPITEEEKLEVEDFDAEGEREARVFTLWLNSLDVQPAVNSLFDDLRDGTVLLQAYDKVMPGSVNWRHVNKPPASGGEMMRFKAVENTNYATELGKHVGFSLVGVQGADITDGQRTLTLGLVWQLMRRDITNTLSGLAKRMGKREITDSEMIKWANEMSHRGGRSSSIRNFKDQSIASGLFLLDVLNGMKSSYVDYDLVTPGRNDEEAYANAKLSISIARKLGATIWLVPEDICQVRSRLVTTFIGSLMATYEKMQ, translated from the exons ATGAACGTGATCAAACTCCAAAG AAAATATCCGCAGTTCGAGCAATCGGAGATTTTCTCTCTCCAAGATGCTTTTCGAAAgctggatgttgatgataaAGGCTCCTTAGACGAGGCAACCGTTATTAAAGCCACCCAACAATCAGAACGAAAGCCCTATGATGTTGTGCGTCAGGCcttgaaagaagttgaaCTCGACAGCTCTCGCCGAGTCGAGCTCGAAGATTATGTGGAC CTTATTTCTAAACTCCGCTTTGCCTCGACGCAAAATCAGGCGGCTTCGGCTCCTGCACCAGTCCTTCCGGGTAATGGAGTCGGCCCGTCTCGACATGTCTCCAAAGGCAGTATAGGAGGCAGGATTCATGTCCAAGGTTCCTCGGCGAATGTGACACATACGATTAACGAGGATGAGAGAACGGAATTCACTAGGCACATAAATGCTGTTCTTGCTGGTGATCCAGACATTGGTCACTCCCTACCCTTTCCCACCGACACGTTCGAAATGTTCGATAAATGTAAGGACGGCTTGGTGTTGGCGAAGTTGATCAATGATAGTGTCCCGGACACTATTGATGAGCGCGTTCTGAACAAAGccgggaagaagatcaaagaACTGAATGCATTCCATATGACGGAAAACAACAACATCGTGATCAATTCAGCCAAGGGTATTGGCTGTTCTGTTGTGAACATAGGAAGCGGCGACATCATAGAAGTGCGTGAGCACCTTATTCTGGGATTGATCTGGCAGATTATCCGCCGCGGTCTTTTGGGCAAGATTGATATCAAATTGCACCCTGAACTGTACCGGctcctggaagaagatgaaactTTGGAGCAGTTCCTACGCCTTCCACCGGAGCAGATTCTTCTACGTTGGTTCAATTATCATCTGAAGAACGCAAAATGGAACAGAAG GGTGACAAATTTCTCATCTGATGTTAAGGATGGTGAAAATTACACCGTGCTTCTGAATCAATTGGCCCCAGAGACCTGCTCGCGGAGTCCTCTTCAGACCCAGGATGTTCTTCAGAGGGCAGAACAAGTCTTGACGAATGCGGACAAACTAGGCTGTCGGAAGTTCCTGACACCCTCCTCGCTCGTCGCAGGGAACCCTAAACTGAACCTTGCTTTTGTGGCGAATTTGTTCAACACTATTCCAGGCCTCGACCCAatcaccgaagaagagaagctcgaAGTTGAAGATTTTGATGCTGAGGGTGAGCGGGAAGCCAGAGTTTTCACCCTGTGGCTCAACTCTCTCGACGTACAGCCCGCTGTCAATTCTCTATTTGATGATCTTAGGGATGGGACTGTATTGCTGCAAGCATATGACAAAGTGATGCCTGGCAGTGTCAACTGGAGACACGTCAATAAGCCTCCGGCTTCCGGGGGAGAAATGATGCGTTTCAAGGCAGTTGAGAATACTAACTACGCCACTGAGCTTGGGAAACACGTGGGATTTTCCTTGGTAGGTGTACAAGGAGCGGATATTACTGATGGTCAGCGAACTCTCAcgcttggtttggtttggcaACTAATGCGCCGGGATATCACAAATACACTCTCGGGCCTAGCCAAACGTATGGGCAAGCGCGAGATAACAGATTCGGAGATGATCAAATGGGCAAACGAAATGTCGCACCGCGGTGGCAGATCCTCATCGATACGCAACTTTAAGGACCAGTCGATCGCTTCaggccttttcctccttgacGTGCTCAATGGCATGAAGAGTAGCTATGTCGACTACGATCTCGTAACGCCTGGTCGGAACGACGAGGAGGCTTACGCAAACGCGAAGCTGAGCATCAGCATAGCGCGAAAGCTAGGTGCCACAATTTGGTTGGTACCTGAAGATATTTGCCAAGTGCGCTCTCGCCTGGTGACTACTTTCATCG GCTCTCTGATGGCCACGTACGAAAAGATGCAGTGA
- a CDS encoding DDHD family phospholipase (COG:I,U;~EggNog:ENOG410PFD2;~InterPro:IPR004177;~PFAM:PF02862;~go_function: GO:0046872 - metal ion binding [Evidence IEA]) — MSKDSQRGTFFGAFTPGKPPRSTTPQPDNGTKDLLQRSRGEDHTVSHRHGLSPRRYPKDCPPLKVRWFYAVDSPKWKPGPRDQKGDSKPLAPPKKFVPFISRDSEAVEDAFQALLQSDVENEHDSYSRSVGGASSEPTKVPVNEDSLFDVIIEQRELRPAYWTGPVYEVRRGTWFFQDGSTTKPCEENLATQLEEGYLKSKPWRYTSPTYSAKFPVRTNDNEKVPGSSNESENLGHTTPVARNEPETYRLFGAYMNSIVTYQDSKTALLVNDDFMSRVSTTVYQKLGGIPGTKLVRGYNETNKQKEAEDKSGVEMKSSGEELQEVLPGDTQERTVSQMGGPFTSRYQTSDDEGISVEEKPTVEQRVSTDMAELEERARKQAQREMEDSRKVEDKDRGIDHLVLVTHGIGQRLGMRLESVNFIHDINVLRKTLKSVYRASPDLQALNSDFPDKHENCRIQVLPVCWRHLLDFPYQKEHQSRTEFDLGDAKGSESTPYPSLSDVTLDNIPAVRGLISDLAMDVLLYQSDYCEHISRIVKQECNRILDLFKKRNPSFRGSVSLCGHSLGSAILFDILCHEQQNSRPTEASHCGYDENHDKVIQGDNLDFDCDDLFCLGSPIALFQMLKGKTIAGRPQRQYASSTRPEGENGTVKSQSSSSVLHDYGNDKLQHHTLTSISSPKCRQLFNIFHPSDPVSYRLEPLISPAMSSLKPQPLPSVKRGIWTTSGQSLSLISSRVGQSVGSLWTNFTSGVASSLLNRSLGLTSEDTASSEVGLNTTLHAQKSQSSADPGSSHQTEDIRNPTLIDSNLETLYEGYRKAGEGGKPRDSQSNVGDSFESLGTDHHGRRLMIEDAKVRTLNSNGRVDYSIQEGAFDISMIASIASHLSYWSDEDVCHFMMSQMLCRRPGGAA; from the exons ATGTCAAAGGACAGTCAAAGGGGGACTTTCTTTGGGGCCTTTACTCCGGGTAAACCCCCTAGAAGTACGACCCCGCAGCCCGACAACGGTACGAAAGACCTCCTACAACGTTCTCGAGGAGAGGACCATACAGTGTCACATAGACATGGGTTGAGTCCGCGTCGCTACCCCAAAGACTGTCCCCCGCTTAAGGTTAGGTGGTTCTATGCTGTGGATTCGCCCAAATGGAAGCCCGGGCCCCGCGATCAAAAGGGTGACTCGAAACCTTTAGCGCCCCCGAAGAAGTTTGTCCCGTTCATTTCCAGAGATTCTGAAGCCGTCGAAGATGCATTTCAAGCACTTTTACAGTCTGATGTCGAGAACGAGCATGACTCATACAGCAGGTCGGTAGGAGGTGCGTCGTCCGAGCCGACCAAGGTTCCTGTGAATGAAGACTCGCTTTTTGATGTTATTATTGAACAAAGGGAGCTTCGGCCGGCCTACTGGACAGGCCCCGTCTACGAAGTTCGTCGTGGAACTTGGTTTTTTCAAGACGGGTCGACAACAAAACCATGTGAAGAAAACTTGGCTACCCAGCTTGAAGAGGGTTATCTCAAGTCAAAGCCATGGCGGTATACAAGCCCTACCTACTCTGCTAAGTTTCCTGTGAGAACAAATGACAATGAAAAAG TACCCGGGTCTTCCAATGAGTCCGAGAATTTGGGGCATACAACTCCTGTGGCTAGGAATGAACCTGAAACGTACCGTCTGTTTGGTGCTTATATGAATAGTATAGTGACTTATCAGGATTCTAAGACAGCGTTACTGGTGAACGACGATTTCATGTCCAGGGTGAGCACAACGGTCTATCAAAAGCTTGGTGGCATTCCAGGGACGAAGCTCGTACGTGGTTATAACGAAACGAACAAACAGAAAGAGGCAGAGGATAAGAGTGGCGTCGAAATGAAATCATCTGGGGAAGAATTACAAGAGGTCTTGCCTGGGGATACTCAGGAAAGGACTGTTTCACAGATGGGTGGACCATTTACGTCTCGTTACCAAACATCGGACGATGAAGGTATCTCGGTCGAGGAAAAACCGACTGTTGAGCAGCGTGTTTCAACGGATATGGCTGAGCTCGAAGAGCGAGCACGCAAGCAAGCACAAAGGGAAATGGAGGATTCCAGGAAGGTTGAGGATAAAGATCGGGGAATCGATCACCTAGTCTTGGTCACTCATGGAATCGGTCAGCGACTTGGCATGCGTCTAGAGAGTGTTAACTTCATACACGACATCAACGTTTTGCGCAAAACTCTAAAGAGTGTCTACAGAGCCTCTCCTGATCTTCAGGCTCTTAACTCTGATTTTCCGGACAAGCACGAAAACTGCCGCATCCAGGTTCTCCCGGT GTGCTGGAGACATCTTCTGGACTTCCCATATCAAAAGGAGCACCAATCCCGTACAGAATTCGATCTGGGTGACGCGAAAGGCTCCGAGAGCACCCCATATCCGAGCTTGTCCGATGTAACACTCGACAATATTCCTGCAGTTCGAGGCCTCATCTCAGATTTGGCGATGGATGTGCTTCTCTACCAAAGTGATTACTGTGAGCATATCTCTCGGATAGTCAAGCAGGAGTGCAACCGGATTTTGGATCTTTTCAAAAAGCGAAACCCTTCTTTCCGTGGCTCTGTAAGCCTTTGTGGGCATTCACTTGGAAGCGCCATCCTTTTTGATATACTTTGTCATGAACAGCAAAATTCACGGCCTACTGAAGCCTCGCATTGTGGCTATGACGAGAATCATGATAAAGTAATCCAGGGCGATAATTTGGACTTTGATTGTGATGATTTATTCTGTTTGGGGTCTCCAATAGCACTGTTCCAGATGCTCAAGGGAAAAACCATTGCTGGGCGACCACAGAGGCAATATGCATCATCAACCCGTCCCGAAGGCGAAAATGGGACAGTCAAGTCGCAATCTAGCTCTTCTGTGCTTCATGATTATGGAAATGACAAGCTTCAGCATCACACTCTGACTTCAATATCATCTCCAAAATGCCGACAATTGTTCAATATTTTCCATCCTTCTGACCCGGTTAGTTACCGTCTAGAGCCTCTCATTTCGCCAGCAATGTCATCACTCAAACCTCAGCCATTGCCGTCAGTCAAGAGAGGAATTTGGACGACATCGGGTCAGAGTCTATCATTGATTAGCAGTCGTGTCGGACAAAGTGTGGGGTCATTGTGGACGAACTTCACATCCGGTGTCGCAAGCAGTTTGCTTAACCGAAGCCTTGGTCTTACTTCGGAAGATACTGCATCCTCCGAAGTAGGCCTTAATACAACTCTGCATGCCCAGAAATCACAATCATCAGCTGACCCCGGCTCTTCTCATCAAACAGAAGATATCAGAAATCCTACTCTCATTGACTCAAATTTAGAAACACTCTATGAGGGTTATCGTAAGGCCGGGGAGGGCGGCAAGCCGAGGGATTCTCAGAGCAACGTAGGGGACTCTTTTGAATCACTTGGGACCGATCATCATGGGAGGAGGCTTATGATTGAAGATGCGAAAGTGAGGACTTTGAACTCCAATGGAAGGGTCGACTATAGTATACAAGA GGGGGCCTTCGATATATCAATGATTGCTAGTATTGCTAGCCATCTCAGCTATTGGTCTGATGAAGACGTGTGCCATTTCATGATGTCGCAAATGCTTTGTAGGAGGCCCGGGGGTGCTGCATAG
- a CDS encoding RNA-binding protein (COG:A;~EggNog:ENOG410PXS7;~InterPro:IPR034403,IPR000504,IPR012677,IPR035979;~PFAM:PF00076;~go_function: GO:0003676 - nucleic acid binding [Evidence IEA]) gives MSRPGTTLYVTGFGHGTRARDLAYEFERYGRLVRCDIPAPRTPSSRLFAFVEYESRRDADDAYHEMHNKRIGRDDLLKIEWARTPPSASWRFDSGRDRRRDRTPPRRGRSPSPRRGRGDYSPRRDDRYERDYDRHDRDYDRRDRDYDRRDRDYDRRDRDRERSRDRSRSPDERDRDIKDERERRDDDRERREDERENIPNGEDRKVPLEPLTSAHDELDTAE, from the exons ATGTCTCGACCTGGTACTACACTCTATGTCACCGGCTTCGGGCACGGGACCCGAGCTCGCGACCTTGCCTACGAATTCGAACG ATATGGACGTCTTGTCCGCTGTGACATCCCAGCGCCGCGTACCCCTTCCAGCAGACT GTTTGCCTTTGTGGAGTACGAGAGCCGCCGCGACGCAGATGATGCATACCATGAAATGCATAATAAGCGGATTGGCCGCGATGATCTGTTGAAAATTGAG TGGGCGCGTACTCCtccatctgcttcttggcgTTTTGACTCTGGCCGGGACCGGCGACGTGACCGTACTCCGCCACGACGTGGCCGCTCTCCTTCTCCTAGACGTGGTCGTGGCGACTATTCTCCCCGAAGGGACGACAGGTACGAACGGGATTATGACCGACATGACCGCGACTATGACCGCCGCGATCGCGACTATGATCGCCGTGACCGGGATTATGATCGCCGCGACCGGGACCGTGAACGTTCCCGTGACCGCTCTCGAAGCCCTGATGAGAGGGACCGCGATATCAAGGATGAAAGGGAGCGCCGTGATGACGATCGTGAACGACGCGAGGACGAGCGGGAGAATATCCCCAATGGTGAAGACAGGAAAG TCCCCTTAGAACCCTTGACCTCCGCTCATGATGAGCTTGATACAGCCGAGTAG